One region of Polaribacter pectinis genomic DNA includes:
- the pgmB gene encoding beta-phosphoglucomutase: MKKGFIFDLDGVIVDTAKYHYLAWKNLANDLGFEFTKEQNELFKGVSRKRCLEILLEIGKVEATQEQFDTWMIEKNVDYLKYIENMDASEILPDVPKILDYLKDRKHPIALGSASKNAQPILEKVGLLSYFDVIVDGNNVTKAKPDPEVFLLAAKQLGVNSSDCLVFEDAVAGVQAANSAKMISIGIGDEKVLSEARYNFKDFTEIDTNFIQDLINKN, from the coding sequence ATGAAGAAAGGATTTATATTCGATTTGGATGGTGTTATTGTAGACACTGCCAAATATCATTATTTAGCTTGGAAAAATTTAGCCAACGATTTAGGTTTCGAATTTACCAAAGAACAAAACGAATTATTTAAAGGCGTTAGTAGAAAGCGTTGTTTAGAAATTTTGTTAGAAATTGGTAAAGTTGAAGCAACACAAGAACAATTTGATACTTGGATGATCGAGAAAAATGTCGATTATTTAAAGTACATAGAAAATATGGACGCTTCTGAAATATTACCAGACGTTCCAAAAATATTAGATTACTTAAAAGATAGAAAACATCCAATAGCATTAGGTTCTGCAAGTAAAAACGCGCAACCAATTTTAGAAAAAGTAGGTTTATTGTCTTATTTTGATGTAATTGTAGATGGTAACAATGTTACAAAAGCAAAACCAGATCCAGAAGTATTTCTTTTAGCTGCAAAGCAATTGGGCGTAAATTCTAGCGATTGTTTAGTTTTTGAAGATGCTGTTGCAGGTGTACAAGCTGCAAATAGTGCAAAAATGATTAGTATAGGAATTGGAGATGAAAAAGTCTTATCTGAAGCAAGATATAATTTTAAAGATTTTACAGAAATCGACACCAATTTTATACAAGATTTAATCAATAAAAATTAG
- a CDS encoding RagB/SusD family nutrient uptake outer membrane protein — translation MKKIFKIDRIATLFLVIVIAMSSCTKDLDVTTKDDQDLIGEDFFKDETSYKRLLAGVYANLSLTGVDGPESSNIEGLDAGTSQFGRVLLYLQTLSADQMIWSYENDPGTREIQRNIWNADDPVVLGMFGRTHVTIAFANNFLRETTDAKLDERDVSTATRAEIKTFRAEARLLRAMSYYYMMDLFGKANFATEEDPINAIPQAYDRAQLFDFVETELKAIDADLADPLANEHGRASKGVAWMILAKIYLNAEVYIGQPKYTECLDYSKKLIAGGYSLATDYKHNFMADNDVNTAKNEIIFPLISDGTFTKNYGPTTVMINGSVGSIEANGTALGVGAGGWGGALRLRKQFVALFDGGIYNNDRRNGIISGTRSREITDISDKDQGYILEKYSNATSTGSFGADQTFVDTDFPLFRLADVYLMYAEAHLRGGAGGSNTDMESYINSLRSRANNPQNNLTATDITLDFIIDERARELHWEAHRRQDLIRFGRFTGGNYNWVWKGNGSNGISLPAHLKLYPIPSASLASNPNLTQNIGY, via the coding sequence ATGAAAAAAATATTTAAAATAGATAGAATAGCTACCCTATTTCTAGTTATTGTTATAGCAATGTCTTCTTGTACAAAAGATTTAGACGTTACTACAAAAGATGACCAAGATTTAATAGGAGAAGACTTTTTTAAGGATGAAACATCTTATAAAAGGTTATTAGCAGGAGTTTATGCAAACTTATCCTTAACAGGTGTAGATGGTCCAGAAAGCTCTAACATAGAAGGTTTAGATGCTGGTACAAGTCAGTTTGGTAGAGTATTATTATACTTACAAACTTTATCTGCAGACCAAATGATTTGGTCTTATGAAAATGACCCAGGAACAAGAGAAATACAACGTAATATTTGGAATGCTGATGACCCAGTAGTTTTAGGGATGTTTGGTAGAACACATGTAACAATTGCTTTTGCAAATAACTTTTTAAGAGAAACTACAGATGCAAAATTAGATGAAAGAGATGTTTCTACTGCTACAAGAGCAGAAATAAAAACGTTTAGAGCAGAAGCACGTTTGTTAAGAGCAATGTCTTATTATTATATGATGGACTTATTTGGTAAAGCAAACTTTGCTACTGAAGAAGATCCTATTAATGCTATACCTCAAGCGTATGACAGAGCACAATTATTTGATTTTGTAGAAACAGAATTAAAAGCAATAGATGCAGATTTAGCAGATCCATTAGCAAATGAGCATGGTAGAGCAAGCAAAGGTGTTGCTTGGATGATTTTAGCAAAAATATATTTAAATGCAGAAGTGTATATCGGGCAACCAAAATACACAGAGTGTTTAGATTATAGCAAAAAATTAATTGCTGGAGGTTATTCTTTAGCAACTGATTATAAACATAATTTTATGGCAGACAATGATGTAAATACTGCTAAAAATGAAATTATCTTTCCTTTAATTTCTGATGGAACTTTCACTAAAAACTACGGTCCAACAACTGTTATGATTAACGGTTCTGTTGGTAGTATAGAAGCTAACGGAACTGCACTTGGTGTGGGTGCTGGTGGTTGGGGAGGTGCTCTTCGATTAAGAAAACAATTTGTAGCTTTATTTGATGGTGGAATCTATAATAATGATAGAAGAAACGGAATTATTTCTGGAACTAGGTCTAGAGAAATTACAGACATTTCAGATAAAGACCAAGGATATATTTTAGAAAAATATTCTAACGCAACATCTACTGGTAGTTTTGGTGCAGATCAAACTTTTGTAGATACAGATTTCCCTTTATTTAGATTAGCAGATGTATATTTAATGTATGCAGAAGCTCATTTAAGAGGTGGTGCTGGTGGTTCTAATACAGATATGGAATCTTATATAAATTCTTTAAGATCTAGAGCTAACAACCCACAAAATAATTTAACAGCTACAGATATTACTTTAGATTTTATTATAGATGAAAGAGCTAGAGAATTACATTGGGAAGCCCACAGAAGACAAGATTTAATTCGTTTTGGACGTTTTACTGGCGGTAATTATAATTGGGTTTGGAAAGGAAACGGAAGTAATGGTATTTCTTTACCTGCACATTTAAAGCTATATCCAATTCCTTCTGCTAGTTTAGCTTCAAATCCTAATTTAACTCAAAATATAGGGTATTAA
- a CDS encoding MFS transporter, translating into MEKRKLSFWQIWNMSFGFLGIQFGFALQGGFMSRIFQTLGAGKEDIPLLWIAAPLTGLLVQPIIGYMSDRTWSVKWGRRRPYFLVGAVLSSIALFLVPNSPALWVAAGFLWILDASINISMEPFRALVADKLPESQRSYGFVVQTLIIGIGTWIASNLPWMVSQLGVSNVAESGVVPMSVKVAFAIGAFVFLASILYTVFTTDEYPPEDMEEFEREKAKKNNFIPDILNNIGSMPLTMKKLGIIQFFSWFAFFTMWSLANPALTEHVYQSPAPIETDYNMQDLAQKDAFVVANTKFQESSNLVGSSMGIYGLSSMAFALLLTLYTSKRNINRKYVHMFSLIAGGAGFLLMNTASPETLKYCFVLIGISWGSILSMPYAMLSSSVDPKKMGVIMGIFNMFIVIPQIIAALGGINYVSNLIGEEAIHAMTVAGISLIIAGLCNLLITNKKAIRYQEEI; encoded by the coding sequence ATGGAAAAGCGTAAATTAAGCTTCTGGCAAATTTGGAACATGAGTTTCGGGTTTCTAGGAATACAATTTGGATTCGCCCTTCAAGGTGGATTTATGTCAAGAATTTTTCAAACTTTAGGAGCAGGTAAGGAGGATATTCCTTTATTATGGATTGCTGCACCCTTAACAGGTTTACTTGTACAACCAATTATTGGTTATATGAGTGATCGAACTTGGAGCGTAAAATGGGGTAGAAGAAGACCTTACTTTTTAGTAGGAGCAGTTTTAAGCTCTATAGCTTTATTTTTAGTTCCTAATTCACCTGCTTTGTGGGTTGCCGCTGGTTTTTTATGGATTTTAGATGCTTCCATAAACATTTCTATGGAGCCATTTAGAGCCTTAGTGGCAGATAAATTACCGGAATCTCAACGTTCTTATGGTTTTGTTGTACAAACATTAATTATTGGAATTGGAACTTGGATTGCTAGTAATTTACCTTGGATGGTTTCTCAATTAGGAGTTAGTAATGTTGCTGAATCTGGAGTGGTGCCAATGTCTGTAAAAGTTGCTTTTGCAATTGGCGCTTTTGTCTTTTTAGCAAGTATTCTATATACCGTTTTTACAACAGATGAATATCCGCCAGAAGACATGGAGGAATTCGAAAGAGAAAAGGCGAAAAAGAATAATTTTATTCCTGATATTTTAAATAATATTGGAAGTATGCCATTAACAATGAAAAAGTTAGGGATTATTCAGTTTTTCTCTTGGTTTGCTTTTTTTACGATGTGGAGTTTGGCAAATCCTGCTTTAACAGAGCATGTTTATCAATCGCCAGCACCAATTGAAACTGATTATAATATGCAAGATTTAGCACAAAAAGATGCTTTTGTGGTTGCCAATACAAAGTTTCAAGAATCTTCCAACTTGGTAGGTTCATCAATGGGAATTTACGGTTTATCTTCCATGGCTTTCGCATTATTATTAACCTTATACACTTCCAAAAGAAATATTAACAGAAAATATGTACACATGTTTTCTTTAATTGCTGGGGGTGCAGGTTTTTTACTAATGAATACAGCTTCACCAGAAACGCTAAAATACTGTTTTGTATTAATTGGAATTTCTTGGGGTAGTATTCTTTCCATGCCTTATGCAATGTTATCGAGTTCTGTAGACCCAAAGAAAATGGGTGTAATTATGGGAATTTTTAACATGTTTATTGTAATTCCACAAATTATTGCTGCGTTAGGTGGTATTAATTATGTATCTAATTTAATTGGAGAAGAAGCAATCCATGCAATGACAGTTGCAGGAATAAGTTTAATAATTGCTGGTTTGTGTAATTTATTAATTACCAATAAAAAAGCAATTCGTTATCAAGAAGAAATTTAA
- a CDS encoding SusE domain-containing protein, protein MKTYLKRLSYLFLSLTLLLGACETEESLTITSPDPVFELNTPGISSIFLNFALPNNPAFTISWKDQINTTGDYTVEMATENTFATPFTLGSTANTNFSMTVDEFNNAIINTGNTDFSDIAIYMRVKSADKTTNTILLLVTTYPVNAQSFTGIADGDAFVLSLDKNDEVAVTIGWEDPILDSSLPVDVEYIVQAAAPNTNFATPIEVGKVKNMTSITLTNAQLNNIAIQSGIAVDTAGDLELRIISTIKDAASGSVLERISNTITINVTTYLTVLDLSTTWGVIGSAANNWGATPDLPFFKTDVNGVLAAYVTLTVGEIKFRQNNSWNAPDKNYGDNGADGTLEEGGANIAVATAGSYKITMDLNNLTYTMENFSLGIVGSAYNNWGATPDFMLEYDQYSDVFRGIVTLLDGEMKFRMNNSWNAPDKNYGDNGADGTLEEGGANIATTAGIYIVTVDLNGLEYSLEKIDYVWGLVGGAYNNWGATPDAQFTRDWSKPFNDIWILNDVTLIDGEYKFRSNNNWNAPDKNYGDNGADGTLEEGGANIATTAGTYSFVLDFSDPANPTYTKN, encoded by the coding sequence ATGAAAACATACTTAAAAAGATTAAGCTACTTATTTTTATCACTAACTCTTTTATTAGGAGCTTGTGAAACAGAAGAGAGCTTAACAATAACAAGTCCAGATCCTGTGTTTGAATTAAACACACCTGGTATTAGCAGCATATTTTTAAATTTTGCCTTACCAAACAATCCTGCGTTTACAATTTCTTGGAAAGATCAAATTAACACAACAGGAGATTACACTGTAGAAATGGCTACTGAAAATACTTTTGCAACACCTTTTACTCTAGGATCTACTGCAAATACTAATTTTTCTATGACTGTAGATGAGTTTAACAATGCTATCATAAATACTGGTAATACAGATTTTAGTGATATTGCTATTTACATGAGAGTTAAATCTGCAGATAAAACAACAAATACAATCTTATTGTTAGTAACAACATACCCAGTAAATGCACAAAGTTTTACAGGAATTGCAGATGGAGATGCTTTTGTTTTATCATTAGATAAAAATGATGAAGTTGCTGTTACTATTGGTTGGGAAGACCCTATTTTAGACTCTTCTTTACCTGTAGATGTGGAGTATATTGTACAAGCTGCTGCACCAAACACAAACTTTGCTACACCTATTGAAGTTGGTAAAGTTAAAAATATGACTTCTATAACTTTAACAAATGCACAATTAAATAATATAGCTATTCAATCTGGAATTGCTGTAGATACTGCAGGAGATTTAGAATTAAGAATTATATCTACAATAAAAGATGCAGCTTCTGGAAGTGTTTTAGAAAGAATTAGCAATACTATAACCATTAATGTTACTACTTATTTAACGGTATTAGATTTATCTACTACATGGGGTGTAATTGGTTCTGCTGCAAATAATTGGGGAGCAACTCCAGATTTACCTTTCTTTAAAACTGATGTAAATGGAGTTTTAGCTGCATATGTTACTTTAACTGTTGGTGAAATTAAGTTTAGACAAAACAATAGCTGGAATGCTCCAGACAAAAATTATGGAGATAATGGTGCAGATGGTACTTTAGAAGAAGGTGGTGCTAACATAGCTGTTGCAACTGCTGGTTCTTATAAAATTACTATGGACTTAAACAACCTTACTTACACAATGGAAAACTTTTCGTTAGGTATTGTTGGTTCTGCTTATAATAATTGGGGAGCAACTCCAGATTTCATGTTAGAATATGATCAATATTCAGATGTTTTTAGAGGAATTGTTACTCTTTTAGACGGTGAAATGAAATTTAGAATGAATAATAGCTGGAACGCTCCTGATAAAAATTATGGAGATAATGGTGCAGATGGCACTTTAGAAGAAGGTGGTGCTAATATTGCAACTACAGCAGGAATTTATATTGTTACTGTAGATTTAAATGGTTTAGAATATTCACTTGAAAAAATAGACTATGTATGGGGATTAGTTGGTGGCGCTTACAATAATTGGGGTGCAACACCAGATGCACAATTTACAAGAGATTGGTCTAAACCTTTTAACGATATTTGGATTTTAAATGATGTTACTTTAATTGACGGAGAATACAAATTTAGATCTAATAATAATTGGAATGCTCCTGATAAAAACTATGGAGACAATGGTGCTGATGGTACTTTAGAAGAAGGTGGAGCAAACATAGCTACAACTGCAGGTACATATTCTTTTGTATTAGATTTTTCTGATCCAGCAAATCCAACATATACAAAAAATTAA
- a CDS encoding SusE domain-containing protein — translation MMKNIKRFSAITLFGLILIMFNSCDDTSETFTIGTPTAPVLAELNFAKLELDAVNTTNPAINLNWDEATYGQQAAVNYAIQFSKDEAFTEPVTASTITGQSTITLSTSEVNAAVGSAGLNPFEWANTYIRVAASLGTQNSEIVASNAIKVEVYPYFNYVFNDYYLVGDATAADWNNNNNNPALFRDETDSNTFYYTGFWKDNGHFKVLSTKGLWQPQYGTDDGAKVGANLGGGSDPERFPYGGGNGIPGGYHTFKINFASNTFTFESFDASGITSPASLSIKGTSTTDITMTPLAFDGHIWSASNVRLTPGDLEFVTGAGAKWGSTTSFSGVATDGGGAIPVIVEDDYDVWFNDLTGRYILIPLNL, via the coding sequence ATGATGAAAAATATAAAACGATTTTCAGCAATTACACTTTTTGGACTAATTTTAATAATGTTCAATTCTTGTGATGATACTTCTGAAACATTTACTATAGGAACACCAACAGCACCAGTTTTAGCAGAACTAAATTTTGCGAAATTAGAATTAGATGCTGTTAACACAACAAACCCAGCAATTAATTTAAACTGGGATGAAGCAACTTACGGACAACAAGCAGCCGTAAATTATGCAATTCAGTTTTCTAAAGACGAAGCTTTTACAGAGCCAGTAACTGCATCAACAATAACAGGGCAAAGTACAATTACATTATCTACAAGCGAAGTTAATGCTGCAGTTGGAAGTGCTGGATTAAATCCTTTCGAATGGGCAAATACTTACATTAGAGTTGCTGCTTCTTTAGGAACACAAAACAGCGAAATTGTTGCTTCAAATGCTATAAAAGTAGAAGTATATCCTTACTTTAATTATGTATTTAACGACTATTATTTAGTTGGAGACGCAACAGCTGCAGATTGGAACAATAATAATAACAATCCTGCATTATTTAGAGATGAAACTGATAGTAATACTTTTTACTACACTGGTTTTTGGAAAGATAATGGACATTTTAAAGTTCTATCTACTAAAGGATTATGGCAACCACAATATGGTACAGATGATGGAGCAAAAGTTGGAGCAAATTTAGGTGGTGGTTCAGACCCAGAAAGATTTCCGTACGGAGGTGGTAATGGAATACCTGGAGGTTATCATACCTTTAAAATTAATTTTGCTAGCAACACATTTACTTTCGAGTCTTTTGATGCTTCAGGCATAACAAGTCCAGCAAGTTTATCAATAAAAGGAACAAGTACAACAGATATTACAATGACTCCTTTAGCTTTTGATGGCCATATTTGGTCTGCAAGTAACGTAAGATTAACTCCTGGAGATTTAGAGTTTGTAACTGGTGCTGGTGCTAAATGGGGAAGTACAACTTCTTTCTCTGGTGTAGCAACAGATGGTGGAGGTGCAATACCTGTAATTGTAGAAGATGATTATGATGTTTGGTTTAATGATTTAACTGGTCGTTATATCTTAATCCCATTAAATTTATAA
- a CDS encoding LacI family DNA-binding transcriptional regulator, with product MKQKITIKTIAKELGVSTSTVSKALKDSHEISKETKDKIQAFANLYNYKPNNLALQLRNQKTKVIGVILPKIVHHFFSTVIMGIEDGANAKGYNIMVCFSNESYKKEVETLKVLSNGSVDGLIISIASETLENKDFNHIKGLVSEEIPLVLFDRVVDEISCDKVVVDDVGAGYKATKHLLSNGNKKIALITTPNHVNVGALRRQGYEKALIEEYIKTDNKLIVEVDENKDIKSQIEKVFEHDIDAVFAVNEIYAANAMRIAKERGFNVPKDMSVIGFTDGLISEYSSPSITTIAQHGFTMGKQAVELLIERIENEAEVFKPKKIVISSDLKLRESTKPSS from the coding sequence ATGAAGCAAAAAATTACAATTAAAACAATCGCGAAGGAATTAGGAGTATCTACATCTACAGTATCTAAAGCCTTAAAAGATAGTCATGAAATTAGTAAAGAAACCAAAGATAAAATTCAAGCTTTTGCCAACCTTTATAACTACAAGCCAAACAATTTAGCGCTTCAACTACGTAATCAAAAGACCAAAGTAATTGGGGTTATTTTACCTAAAATTGTACATCATTTTTTCTCTACAGTTATTATGGGAATTGAAGACGGTGCCAATGCAAAAGGGTATAATATTATGGTTTGTTTTTCTAATGAATCTTACAAGAAAGAAGTAGAAACTTTAAAGGTTTTATCTAATGGAAGTGTAGATGGTTTAATTATTTCAATAGCAAGTGAAACGCTTGAAAATAAAGACTTCAATCACATTAAAGGTTTGGTTTCTGAAGAAATTCCATTGGTATTATTTGATAGAGTTGTAGACGAAATTTCTTGTGACAAAGTTGTAGTAGATGATGTTGGTGCAGGTTATAAAGCAACGAAACATTTATTAAGCAATGGTAATAAAAAAATAGCATTAATTACAACTCCAAATCATGTTAATGTTGGAGCTTTAAGAAGGCAAGGGTATGAGAAAGCCTTAATTGAAGAATATATTAAAACGGACAATAAGCTTATTGTAGAGGTTGATGAGAATAAAGACATTAAAAGTCAAATAGAAAAAGTTTTTGAACATGATATTGATGCGGTTTTTGCAGTAAATGAAATTTATGCTGCAAATGCAATGAGAATAGCGAAAGAGAGAGGTTTTAATGTACCAAAAGATATGTCTGTAATAGGTTTTACAGACGGTTTAATTTCAGAATATTCTTCACCATCAATTACCACAATTGCACAACATGGTTTTACAATGGGTAAACAAGCAGTTGAACTATTAATAGAAAGAATAGAAAATGAAGCAGAAGTTTTTAAACCTAAAAAAATTGTGATTTCTAGCGACTTAAAATTACGAGAATCTACGAAACCGTCGTCGTAA
- a CDS encoding SusC/RagA family TonB-linked outer membrane protein codes for MKKFKLLLIGILLTTSFSMFAQQTVKGVVKEKATGEPLPGVSVVVKGTTRGSQTDFNGNFTIEKVKTGDVLVFRYLGFADKEVSIGTNFNITVELDESAEQLDEIVVVGYGTTTVKDATGSVESITAKDFTKGNIVTPENLLSGRVAGVNITTDGAPGAGSQIRIRGGSSLDASNDPLIVIDGLPMAGSAGGSRGVLASINPNDIESFSVLKDASATAIYGSRGANGVIIITTKKGRSEYSLDYDFQMGFGEVRNRINVFDGDAFRTLAPQKFPSLAGLLGTANTNWQDEIYQKSVSTQHNLTARGQIFGVIPTRLSIGISSIEGNLLTSNFDRATFSVSMNPSFLDNHLKINLNYNRAFEDNRFADKGQIGAALRYDPTQPVRDSSSPFGGFYQHYTRDANGIIISQGTRNPVAALLQNSDLSNVFRQYGNLKIDYNFHFLPELTATVNAGFDKTSADGTRVNSLNSPASYTDLFIGNDSAYTNEVSNESLDTYLNYVNTFGKLKTDVMAGYSYQTFNGSGTDTGNKRNVNGAVPTTRDDTPVVLIGFLARANLTFNEKYLLTLNYRRDGSSKFGPENRWGNFGGAALAWRMSDEDFLKDSKVISELKLRASYGVNGQQDIDGSDLYLDRYRFGNTDSQYIIGGNPILSTIPGGRSFLRWEKTATVELGVDYGLFDNRITGSVNAFQKNSTDLLSKAPVADGSNFTNRIFQNIGEMKVNGLEFTVNADVIKQEDFNWNASFNATYIDRKIEKLALGQDITKGGISGGTGNFIQLHSEGFAPNSFYVYKQLYNTAGKPIEGAFADLNGDGIINTQDKYLKEDPFADVTFGFQSSIDYKNFDLAFNLRASIGNYLYNNVNSSSAQYDLIQDNAVLGNIPTTVLNTDFQRTSDVILSDIYLENASFLRMDNITLGYTFDRPIKKFASNSIRIWAGMQNVFTITNYSGLDPELANDGIDNNIYPRPRTILVGANIKF; via the coding sequence ATGAAAAAATTTAAATTATTGTTAATTGGAATTCTTTTAACTACATCATTTAGCATGTTTGCGCAACAAACAGTAAAAGGTGTAGTAAAAGAAAAAGCAACAGGCGAACCTTTGCCTGGTGTTAGTGTAGTAGTTAAAGGCACTACAAGAGGATCACAAACTGATTTTAATGGAAACTTTACAATAGAGAAAGTAAAAACTGGAGATGTTTTAGTTTTTAGATATCTTGGGTTTGCAGATAAAGAAGTTTCTATTGGAACTAATTTTAACATAACAGTTGAGTTAGATGAATCTGCAGAACAATTAGATGAAATTGTTGTTGTAGGTTACGGTACAACAACTGTAAAAGACGCTACAGGTTCTGTAGAGTCTATTACTGCTAAAGATTTTACAAAAGGTAACATTGTAACACCAGAAAACTTATTAAGTGGTCGTGTTGCAGGTGTTAATATTACTACAGACGGAGCTCCAGGTGCTGGTTCTCAAATTAGAATTCGTGGTGGATCTTCTTTAGATGCTTCTAACGATCCATTAATAGTTATTGATGGTTTACCAATGGCAGGAAGTGCTGGTGGTTCTAGAGGTGTTTTAGCAAGTATAAACCCTAATGACATTGAGTCGTTTTCTGTATTAAAAGATGCTTCTGCAACTGCAATTTACGGTTCTAGAGGGGCAAATGGTGTTATTATCATTACCACTAAAAAAGGTAGAAGCGAATATTCTTTAGATTACGATTTTCAAATGGGTTTTGGAGAAGTTAGAAACAGAATTAATGTTTTTGATGGTGATGCTTTTAGAACTTTAGCTCCACAGAAATTTCCTAGTTTAGCTGGTTTGTTAGGTACTGCTAACACAAATTGGCAAGATGAAATTTATCAAAAATCTGTATCAACGCAGCACAACCTTACTGCTAGAGGTCAAATTTTTGGGGTTATACCTACAAGATTATCTATTGGTATTTCTAGTATTGAAGGAAACCTTTTAACTTCTAATTTTGATAGAGCAACTTTCTCTGTTTCTATGAATCCTAGTTTTTTAGATAACCATTTAAAAATAAACTTAAATTATAATAGAGCTTTTGAAGACAATAGATTTGCAGATAAAGGACAAATTGGAGCAGCTTTACGCTATGACCCAACACAACCTGTAAGAGATTCTAGCTCTCCTTTTGGTGGATTTTACCAACATTACACAAGAGATGCTAACGGAATTATAATATCGCAAGGAACTAGAAACCCGGTTGCTGCTTTACTGCAAAACTCTGATTTATCTAACGTTTTTAGACAATATGGTAATTTAAAAATAGATTATAATTTTCATTTTTTACCAGAATTAACAGCTACTGTTAATGCCGGTTTCGATAAAACTTCTGCAGATGGTACTAGAGTTAATTCATTAAACAGCCCAGCAAGTTATACAGATCTATTTATTGGTAATGATTCTGCTTATACCAATGAGGTTTCTAACGAATCTTTAGATACCTACTTAAATTACGTAAATACATTTGGTAAATTAAAAACAGATGTAATGGCAGGTTATTCTTACCAAACTTTTAATGGTTCTGGTACAGATACAGGAAATAAAAGAAATGTTAATGGTGCAGTTCCAACAACAAGAGATGATACTCCTGTTGTTTTAATTGGTTTTCTTGCAAGAGCAAATTTAACTTTTAATGAAAAATACTTACTAACGCTTAACTACAGAAGAGATGGTTCTTCTAAATTTGGCCCAGAAAACAGATGGGGTAATTTTGGTGGTGCAGCATTAGCTTGGAGAATGAGTGATGAAGATTTCTTAAAAGATTCTAAAGTTATCTCTGAATTAAAATTAAGAGCTAGTTATGGTGTTAACGGGCAACAAGATATAGATGGTTCAGATTTGTATTTAGACAGATACCGTTTTGGAAACACAGATTCTCAATACATAATTGGAGGAAACCCAATTTTATCTACAATACCTGGAGGTAGAAGTTTTTTAAGATGGGAAAAAACTGCAACAGTAGAGCTTGGTGTAGATTATGGATTATTTGATAATAGAATTACAGGTTCTGTTAATGCATTTCAAAAAAACTCTACGGATTTATTATCTAAAGCACCTGTAGCAGATGGTTCTAACTTTACAAATAGAATTTTTCAAAATATTGGAGAAATGAAAGTAAATGGTTTAGAGTTTACAGTAAATGCAGACGTTATAAAACAAGAAGATTTTAATTGGAATGCTAGTTTTAATGCTACATATATCGATAGAAAAATTGAAAAATTAGCTTTAGGACAAGATATTACAAAAGGTGGTATTTCTGGTGGAACTGGTAACTTTATACAACTTCATAGCGAAGGTTTTGCTCCAAATTCATTCTATGTATATAAACAATTGTACAACACTGCAGGTAAACCTATTGAAGGTGCTTTTGCAGATTTAAATGGAGATGGAATTATAAATACTCAAGATAAGTATTTAAAAGAAGATCCTTTTGCAGATGTAACTTTTGGTTTTCAATCTAGTATCGATTATAAAAATTTCGATTTAGCTTTTAATTTAAGAGCAAGTATTGGAAACTATTTATATAACAACGTAAATTCTTCTTCTGCACAGTACGATTTAATTCAAGACAATGCCGTTTTAGGAAACATTCCAACAACTGTTTTAAATACAGATTTTCAAAGAACTTCAGATGTAATACTTTCTGATATCTATTTAGAAAATGCTTCCTTCTTAAGAATGGATAATATAACATTAGGATATACTTTTGATAGACCTATCAAAAAATTTGCATCAAATAGTATCCGTATTTGGGCTGGTATGCAAAATGTATTTACAATTACTAACTATTCTGGTTTAGACCCAGAATTAGCAAATGATGGTATAGATAATAACATTTACCCAAGACCAAGAACAATATTGGTTGGTGCAAACATTAAATTTTAA